The Quercus lobata isolate SW786 chromosome 4, ValleyOak3.0 Primary Assembly, whole genome shotgun sequence genome segment CATGGCCATTCCTTGCAATAAAGCCTCATATTAggcttcattgttcgtggcCAAGAACCCTAGTCTCAATGATTTTTCTATGGTAATCTTCTCAGAGGATATTAGAACTAGCCCCACCCCGGGCCCTCTTTGGTTTGCTGCGCCATCAACGTACACTTTCCAGTGTGAGATTCCTTGTGCGgagattgtgccaaccgattttccatccatgttttccTTCTTTGCTACTGTTTCTATTAGGGGTTCGGCAAATTCGGCTATTAAATCAGTGAGGACCTGGCCCTTAACGGAGGTccgaggcatgtatttgatatcGAAAGCCCCTAGGACCGTGCTCCACATGGCAATTCTTCCCGTGTAATCAGCACTCTGGAGTACAAACTTGAGtggaagctgagttagaacaACGACCGTGTGCGCTTGGAAGTAATGAGGGAGTTTTTGCGTGGCATGCACTACTGCCAAAATTGCCTTCTCCAATGGTAAATAACGCtcctcggcctcatgtaatgatttactCACATAGTAAATTGGCTGTTGTATGCCACCATCAATTCGTATCAACACCAAGCTAATAGCATGAGGGGCCACTACGATATAGGCGAACAAAACCTCGTCggcctcagggctagacatgatggaTGGCCGCAATAGgtattctttaagttgctgTAAGGCTAAAGCGCAGTCCTCAGACCACTCGAATCCTTTCCATTTGTTCATCAAGAGGTAAAAAGGTCAGCACCTATCTGCAAATCGGGAAATAAACCGATTCAAGACTGCGATCATTCCAGTGAGtttctggacctctttggggtTTTGAGGAGGTTacagattgtaaatttctttgATCTGATCtgggttcacctcaattcccctatgagtcaccatatagcccaaaAATTTGCTAGTCCCAACACCAAATGAGAACTTAGAAGCGCTGAGACGCAGTTTGTGTTTCCTTAAGATGTCAAAAATGACTCTGAGGTCTTccacatgctcggacaccactttactctttactaccatgtcgtctatgtagacttcaatacTCTTACCCAAttgtggttcaaacattctACTCATTATCCTTTGGTAGGTAGACCCtacattcttcaaaccaaaggACATCACTTTATAGTGGTAATTTCCAATAGGAGTCACGAATTCCGTTTTTTCTTGATCACCCGGGGCgagtggtatttgatgatagccctgaaaggcatccaagaagctcattcgaggatgGCCTACAGTTGCATCCACAAACCGGTCTATCCGAGGCATTGGGAACGGGTcttttgggcacgccttgttcaagtctgtgaaatccacacaaactcgccacttcccactcttcttctttaccactaTAGTTGTGGCCAACCACTCGGGGtagaagacctctttgatagcccttGCTTTTTTGAGCTTTGTCACTTCATCCCTAACAGTGTTGGCATGCTCTTTTGACAGGCACCGAGgtggttgctttttgggaaTGACGGATGGGTTAACGTTTAGGTGGTGGCAGATGAAGCTCGAATCAACCCCTGGGGCCTCGTAGGCGTACAAGGCAAACACGTCCacgttttctctaaaaaatccaattagttcttctttctcttagGGAGGTAATTCTGAGTCGACTTGAAAGAGCTTCTCCGGATCAACACCAACAGTTACCTTTTCTAGATTCGCATTTTACCTCCTCAGCTGACTCATTACCGGGCAATGCCGAGGtggctgattgctataagcccTTTCTAGTAAAGGTCGAGGGCTCAACACTGGGTTGGCATGAGATGGCAGCCACCATGCACTGTCTGGCCATGGTTTGATTCCCCACAATCTCTTCGACCCGACCTTCCAAcgggtatttcaccttctggtgAAGTGTAGAAGAGACAGCCCCTAGGGCATGAAGCGAAGGTCTTGCCACAATAGCTGTGTAAGGTGAATAGGCATCGACCACAATGAAATCCACCTCTACCACGTCTGAACTAGTCTATATGGGCAGTCTGATTTGGCCCCTCGGAGTAACGTTCTTCCCCCTCGAAACTTACTAAAGGGGAATCGTTCGCCGTTAGGTCTTCGGGTTTTAAATTCAGCCCCCTGTATAGGTCAGGGTACATTACTTCCATAACACTGCCCTGATTTACCAATACTCTCTTCACATCAAACCCCCCCAATCCTAAGTGTAACTACCAGAGCATTGTCGTGGGATTGGATGGTTCCGATCTTATCTTCGTCCGAGAATCCCAACACAAGCGAGGCTCCTTTCCTGGCCTTTTTGGATTCCCGATCGTTGTCCTCGATGGAGAGCCGAGCCACAGACATTACTCTGGAAGGATAAAAGCTGATCTTTTCCAGAGTAGCAAGgatgacatttattgtgcccATAGGAGGTCTTAAGGATATGTCTCTCTGAGGTTCTTGGTTTGTCTGGCCTGGATGACCACTAGAAGAATGCAGAAGGTGCCTCAGTTTCCCTTTTCAGACCAACTGATCCAAGTGGTTCCAAAGGTTCTTGCAGTCTTCTATAGTATGTCTGTGGTCCTAGTGGTACTAACAATACAGACTCTAATTGTGCTTTGTGGAGTCTTCAGCCATCTTATTCGGCCACTTGAAGAATGGCTCATTCTTGACTTTCTCTAAAACTTGGTGTACCGGTTCTCTGAATACGGCATTAACTGTCTGCATGTTGGTTGATCCTGATTGCCCTGGGAAATCTCTCCTCGGATGGTTATTGTTGTATCGTTTCGACCTGAAATCATTCCTCTTTTGAGggatgatcttctcctttcctttcccttgcaGCTGGTCCTCTTCCACtcttttgtatttgtcaatttggtccataagTTGATGAACGCTAGTGACAGGCTTGCcagtcaaggatttcctcaagccGTGCTCGATTGGGACACCGCTTTTAAAAGTGCTAATGGCGACATCGTCAAAGTTACCGTCCATCTCGTTGTACATTTCCCAATATCTGTCCGAGTATGCTTTTAGAGTTTCTCCCTCACGCATGAATAATGACAACAACGAACTCAGAGGTTGAGGAACCCTGCTGTTCGTAATGAAAAGAGAGCCAAAGGCTTGGGTGAGCTGCTTGTAGGAATCTATGGAGTTCGTTTTCAAactgttgaaccacctcatcacTACGGGTCCTAGGCTGGACGGGAAAATCTTGCAGATCAAACCTTCGTTCTAGGAGTGGATGGCCATTCTTTAATTAAACTGGCTCACATGTTCTACGGGGTCCGTTCGACCATTATAAACGATGAACGTAggttgatggaaccgccgaggTAGCCTAGCCCCTTTTATCTTGTGCGTGAAGGGTGACTTAAAGAACTGATCCAGAGCCTTATTCATGGCAGCATTACGCAGGCCCTTACTGGATGGGCTCTTGTGTTTCCGTCTATGATGGTGCTCGTCTTCATAAGAGAAGGTCTCACTTGGGAGAGTTCTTGATCTCTACCTATAATTGTCATCCTCTTCATCATTAGAGGATATGTCGGTCTGGAAGGGGACCGCCTCCGCTGTGCATGGCGTAGTCTTTTTTTCAAGTCCTCTATCTCCTGCTGCATTGCTTGGTGGTTGTTTTGTCTCTAGGATATGCGACTGCCCACTTGGGAGGGGCTTTTGCTTGTCTAGGTGACATGCA includes the following:
- the LOC115988054 gene encoding uncharacterized protein LOC115988054, giving the protein MRWFNSLKTNSIDSYKQLTQAFGSLFITNSRVPQPLSSLLSLFMREGETLKAYSDRYWEMYNEMDGNFDDVAISTFKSGVPIEHGLRKSLTGKPVTSVHQLMDQIDKYKRVEEDQLQGKGKEKIIPQKRNDFRSKRYNNNHPRRDFPGQSGSTNMQTVNAVFREPVHQVLEKVKNEPFFKWPNKMAEDSTKHN